The following proteins are encoded in a genomic region of Rhizobium sp. CCGE531:
- the cheB gene encoding protein-glutamate O-methylesterase CheB, whose product MSAAARVLVVDDSPTMRGLITAVLRADPEVDVVGQAGDALEARAAIKALNPDVVTLDIEMPNMNGLEFLEKIMTLRPMPVIMVSTMTHRGADATLAALEIGAFDCVGKPSPGEPHPFGDLADKVKAAARSQRQYVKPAAQRVPPPAVSDFRVGRKIVAIGSSTGGVEALINVLQKFPANCPPTVITQHMPPTFTRSFAERLNRLCAPVVQEATDGARLEIGKIYLAPGGERHLRVANASAPHCRLVDGGPVNGHRPSVDVLFDSVAELAGRNSVGVILTGMGRDGAAGLLKMRHAGARTIGQNEKTCVVYGMPRVAHELGAVEHQFPLNAIGEEILKITAARKEGSE is encoded by the coding sequence GTCGTCGGCCAGGCCGGTGACGCGCTTGAGGCGCGCGCCGCGATCAAGGCGCTCAATCCCGACGTCGTCACCCTCGACATCGAGATGCCGAACATGAACGGCCTCGAATTCCTCGAAAAGATCATGACGCTGAGGCCCATGCCCGTCATCATGGTCTCCACGATGACGCATCGCGGTGCCGATGCGACGCTCGCAGCCCTCGAGATCGGCGCATTCGACTGCGTCGGAAAGCCTTCGCCGGGCGAGCCGCATCCTTTCGGCGACCTGGCGGATAAGGTAAAGGCGGCGGCCCGCTCCCAGCGGCAATATGTCAAGCCGGCCGCCCAGCGCGTGCCGCCCCCGGCCGTTTCGGATTTCCGCGTGGGACGCAAGATCGTCGCTATCGGCTCCTCCACCGGCGGTGTCGAGGCACTGATCAATGTGCTGCAGAAATTCCCGGCCAACTGCCCGCCGACAGTCATCACGCAGCATATGCCGCCGACCTTCACGCGCAGTTTCGCGGAACGGCTGAACCGGCTCTGCGCGCCTGTTGTCCAGGAGGCGACCGATGGCGCGCGGCTGGAAATCGGCAAGATCTATCTGGCGCCGGGCGGCGAAAGGCACCTGCGGGTTGCCAACGCCTCTGCGCCCCATTGCCGTCTTGTAGACGGCGGGCCGGTGAACGGACATCGCCCTTCCGTCGACGTGCTCTTTGATTCGGTTGCCGAATTGGCAGGCCGCAATTCCGTCGGCGTAATCCTGACCGGTATGGGGCGCGATGGCGCCGCCGGTCTCCTCAAGATGCGCCACGCCGGTGCGCGCACCATCGGCCAGAACGAAAAGACCTGCGTGGTCTACGGCATGCCGAGGGTCGCCCACGAGCTTGGCGCCGTCGAACACCAGTTTCCGCTGAACGCCATTGGCGAGGAAATTTTGAAGATAACAGCCGCCCGAAAGGAAGGGAGCGAATAA
- a CDS encoding response regulator, translating to MSLAEKIKVLIVDDQVTSRLLLSDALTQLGFKQITAAGDGEQGMKIMEQQPHHLVISDFNMPKMDGLGLLQAVRTNPTTKKAAFIILTAQGDRALVQKAAQLGANNVLAKPFTIEKMKAAIEAVFGALK from the coding sequence ATGTCTCTAGCGGAGAAAATCAAAGTTCTGATCGTCGACGATCAGGTCACCAGCCGCCTGTTGCTGAGCGATGCTCTGACGCAGCTCGGCTTCAAGCAGATCACGGCCGCCGGCGACGGTGAGCAGGGAATGAAGATCATGGAGCAGCAGCCGCACCATCTGGTCATCTCCGATTTCAACATGCCGAAAATGGACGGGCTCGGTCTGCTGCAGGCAGTCCGGACAAACCCGACGACGAAGAAGGCGGCCTTCATCATCCTGACGGCGCAAGGCGACCGCGCGCTGGTCCAGAAGGCGGCGCAGCTCGGGGCCAACAACGTGCTTGCCAAGCCCTTCACCATCGAGAAGATGAAAGCCGCCATCGAGGCTGTCTTCGGAGCGCTGAAATGA
- the cheD gene encoding chemoreceptor glutamine deamidase CheD, with product MIVEGAARRVHIIQGEYKVISDPEVVLTTILGSCVAACLRDPIAGVGGMNHFLLPGMASSPMSGGDATRYGVHLMELLINGLLKKGARRDRLEAKIFGGAKTIATFSNVGEQNAVFAMQFLKDEGIPVVSSSTGGEHGRKIEFWPISGRARQYPLTGAETQKTVALEQRPVVAPKPVDNTIEFF from the coding sequence ATGATCGTCGAGGGTGCTGCCCGTCGCGTGCATATCATTCAGGGCGAGTACAAGGTCATCAGCGATCCCGAAGTGGTGCTGACGACCATCCTCGGCTCTTGCGTGGCGGCTTGCCTGCGCGATCCCATCGCCGGCGTCGGCGGGATGAACCATTTCCTCCTCCCGGGAATGGCCAGCTCGCCGATGAGTGGCGGCGATGCGACGCGTTACGGCGTGCACCTGATGGAGCTTCTGATCAACGGCCTCTTGAAGAAGGGCGCACGGCGCGATCGGCTGGAGGCAAAAATCTTCGGCGGTGCCAAGACGATCGCGACCTTCTCCAATGTCGGCGAGCAGAATGCTGTTTTCGCCATGCAGTTTTTGAAAGACGAAGGCATACCGGTCGTCAGCTCCAGCACGGGCGGCGAGCATGGACGCAAGATCGAATTTTGGCCGATCTCCGGAAGAGCCAGGCAATACCCGCTGACCGGTGCGGAAACGCAGAAGACCGTTGCGCTGGAACAGCGTCCGGTCGTGGCTCCCAAGCCGGTCGACAATACGATCGAATTTTTCTGA
- the fliF gene encoding flagellar basal-body MS-ring/collar protein FliF, whose translation MNLLNQLVPLLRNIQNLGRTRLMILGGVGAVSMLLILFAALYVNKPAQETLYVGLDATDLNQISIALAEAKINFQVGTDGTSLTVPAGMTGKARALLAERGLPNSGKAGYELFDNVGSLGLTSFMQEVTRVRALEGEIGRTITSIAGISAARVHIVMQDVGNFRKADQKPTASVMIRASAEAARKSAAAIRHLVASAVPGLEVDDVTILDSTGQLLASGDDASNGALSRNLGIVQNVQSEVESNINKALAPFLGTDNFRSSVTAQLNTDSQQVQETTYDPDSKVERSVRTVKEAQKSQQNQPDTAATVEQNIPQAAPQSGGKTPTSNDQSDKREEQTNYEINSKMTATTRNSYKIEKLSVAVVVNKGRIAKMLGEGADQAKVDAYIAEMQKIVATAAGVDTARGDMVTVNAMDFLDNQLLEDTSSSFSITDMLSRNMAGIINSLAFVAVAFLIVWMGFRPLIRSLGGSANGTALPEAAGLELPDFAPAVGGPGAALMDGFGSDFGFDGTDDMLTMGDDGGTFNRRVKEGPERRLSRMVEISEERAAKILRKWAVDQAA comes from the coding sequence ATGAATCTGTTAAATCAATTAGTTCCCCTGCTTCGGAATATTCAGAATCTCGGGAGAACGCGGCTGATGATCCTGGGAGGTGTCGGCGCTGTCTCCATGCTGCTGATCCTTTTTGCGGCCCTTTACGTCAATAAGCCCGCGCAGGAGACGCTTTATGTCGGCCTGGATGCGACCGATCTCAACCAGATCAGCATCGCTCTCGCAGAGGCAAAGATCAATTTCCAGGTCGGCACTGACGGCACGAGCCTGACCGTTCCGGCCGGCATGACCGGCAAGGCCCGCGCCCTGCTCGCCGAGCGCGGCCTCCCCAATAGCGGCAAGGCCGGTTACGAGCTGTTCGATAATGTCGGTTCGCTTGGCCTGACTTCCTTCATGCAGGAAGTCACCCGCGTGCGCGCACTCGAGGGTGAAATCGGCCGCACCATTACCTCGATCGCCGGCATCAGCGCCGCCCGCGTCCATATCGTCATGCAGGACGTCGGCAATTTCCGGAAGGCGGATCAGAAGCCGACGGCGTCCGTCATGATCCGCGCCAGCGCGGAAGCGGCCCGCAAATCCGCGGCGGCTATCCGCCACCTTGTCGCCTCCGCCGTTCCGGGCCTGGAGGTCGATGACGTCACGATCCTCGACTCGACGGGGCAGCTGCTTGCATCGGGTGATGACGCGAGCAATGGCGCCCTGAGCCGCAATCTCGGCATCGTGCAGAATGTACAGAGCGAAGTCGAATCCAACATCAACAAGGCGCTCGCACCTTTCCTCGGCACGGACAACTTCCGCTCGAGCGTCACGGCGCAGCTCAACACCGACAGTCAGCAGGTGCAGGAAACCACCTACGATCCGGACTCGAAAGTCGAACGCTCGGTCCGCACGGTGAAGGAAGCGCAGAAGTCGCAGCAGAACCAGCCCGACACCGCCGCAACCGTGGAACAGAATATTCCGCAGGCGGCCCCGCAATCCGGCGGCAAGACGCCGACGTCGAACGACCAGTCCGACAAGCGCGAAGAGCAGACCAACTACGAAATCAACAGCAAGATGACGGCGACGACGCGCAACAGCTACAAGATCGAAAAGCTGTCCGTCGCGGTGGTGGTCAACAAGGGCCGCATTGCGAAGATGCTCGGCGAAGGCGCGGATCAGGCCAAAGTCGATGCCTATATCGCCGAGATGCAGAAGATCGTCGCGACGGCCGCTGGCGTCGACACGGCGCGCGGCGACATGGTCACAGTCAACGCAATGGATTTCCTCGACAACCAGCTGCTTGAAGATACATCTTCCAGCTTCAGCATCACGGACATGCTGAGCCGCAACATGGCCGGCATCATCAATTCGCTCGCCTTCGTCGCGGTCGCCTTCCTCATCGTCTGGATGGGCTTCCGTCCGCTGATCCGCTCGCTCGGCGGCTCCGCAAATGGCACGGCATTGCCGGAAGCGGCCGGGCTGGAATTGCCGGACTTCGCGCCTGCCGTGGGTGGTCCCGGCGCGGCGCTGATGGACGGCTTCGGCTCGGACTTCGGCTTCGACGGCACCGACGATATGCTGACGATGGGCGACGATGGCGGCACCTTCAACCGTCGCGTCAAGGAAGGGCCGGAGCGTCGCCTGTCGCGCATGGTGGAAATCAGCGAAGAGCGCGCCGCAAAGATCCTCAGAAAATGGGCTGTCGACCAAGCGGCCTGA
- a CDS encoding LuxR family transcriptional regulator, whose translation MDMQISQASRGDRDVRPAVPAGAMSREQLVPHLNAVSGPAYLQAGLHALASYAGASHYLLVRSDLIQESGLDFVIASDWPFDLVRRLAAELTSGYSRIGELEKCLSLFQPNVALLPDDVTLPDGVGRQYHALSFNVGRTRFSLLLLAREAAMLSSERLRDVGLLSGYLASSTRCAEGKPERDFDLTERELECLSWIAEGKTSDEIAMILGISRNTINNYITSVMRKTATKTRSEAIAFAVRNNLV comes from the coding sequence ATGGACATGCAGATATCGCAGGCGAGCAGAGGCGATAGGGATGTGCGACCAGCCGTGCCTGCCGGAGCCATGTCACGCGAGCAGCTCGTTCCGCACCTGAATGCCGTTTCGGGCCCGGCCTATCTACAGGCCGGCCTGCATGCGTTGGCCAGCTATGCCGGCGCCTCCCACTATCTGCTCGTGCGCTCCGATCTTATCCAGGAAAGCGGCCTCGACTTCGTCATTGCCTCCGATTGGCCCTTTGATCTCGTCAGGCGCCTGGCGGCCGAACTGACCAGCGGTTATAGCCGCATCGGCGAGCTGGAAAAATGCCTGTCGTTGTTTCAGCCGAACGTCGCGCTCTTGCCAGACGACGTCACCCTGCCTGATGGCGTCGGCCGGCAATATCATGCCCTGAGCTTCAATGTCGGGCGTACGCGTTTCTCTCTGCTGTTGCTGGCGCGTGAAGCAGCGATGCTTTCATCGGAGCGGTTGCGCGATGTCGGCCTGCTGTCGGGCTATCTCGCGAGCTCCACCCGGTGCGCCGAAGGCAAGCCGGAGCGCGATTTCGATCTGACCGAGCGCGAGCTGGAATGCCTGTCCTGGATCGCCGAGGGCAAGACGAGCGACGAGATTGCCATGATTCTCGGGATCTCGCGCAACACCATCAACAATTACATCACCAGCGTCATGCGCAAGACCGCCACCAAGACCCGCTCGGAGGCCATCGCCTTCGCGGTGCGAAACAATCTCGTTTAA
- a CDS encoding helix-turn-helix transcriptional regulator has protein sequence MRYQPDRTTDRPNESRLSRSGRISGRSDLFPKLVSMQKLIDAQHFAVYRLHGSGLPHKQRLVCELDNWGSANSVVGKSFVEAYGEAMIEHIDKSLLPLMWNGRDSDSTAETPDFAVFTQRLKPHLLPFAGVAFPVRLGAVGNGYIVFTAKFMDLASDMIIELHGRSCQIMMELLSLDERRSQTTEALSEREIACLQLAGDGRISEEIAEKLGLSVHTVNAYLGSATIKLDSVNRIQAIAKAIRFGYIS, from the coding sequence ATGCGCTATCAGCCAGACAGGACGACGGATAGGCCGAACGAATCGCGGCTTAGCCGTTCCGGCAGGATTTCTGGCCGCTCCGATCTCTTTCCGAAGCTGGTGTCGATGCAGAAGCTGATCGATGCGCAGCATTTCGCCGTCTATCGCCTTCATGGCTCCGGCCTGCCGCACAAGCAGCGGCTGGTATGCGAACTCGACAACTGGGGCTCGGCCAATTCCGTCGTCGGCAAATCCTTCGTGGAAGCCTATGGCGAGGCCATGATCGAGCATATCGACAAATCGCTGCTTCCGCTCATGTGGAATGGGCGCGATAGCGACAGCACGGCCGAGACGCCGGACTTTGCCGTTTTCACGCAGCGCTTGAAGCCGCATCTTCTGCCCTTCGCCGGCGTGGCTTTTCCGGTGCGGCTGGGCGCGGTCGGCAACGGCTATATCGTCTTCACGGCGAAGTTCATGGATCTTGCGAGCGACATGATCATCGAGCTGCATGGCCGCAGCTGCCAGATCATGATGGAGCTTCTGTCGCTGGATGAGCGCCGCTCGCAGACCACCGAAGCATTGAGCGAGCGTGAGATTGCCTGCCTGCAGCTTGCCGGTGACGGGCGCATCAGCGAGGAAATTGCCGAAAAGCTGGGATTATCGGTCCATACCGTCAATGCCTATCTCGGATCGGCGACGATCAAGCTCGACAGCGTCAACCGGATCCAGGCAATCGCAAAGGCGATCCGCTTCGGCTACATAAGCTGA
- the flhB gene encoding flagellar biosynthesis protein FlhB — MADEDKDSKTERPTEKKLRDTIEKGNVPQSREATLFASMLATVIYVTFFLPARMGRMGEVLRDLFEKPDQWRLDTGPDAISLFTRIGWEAGNMVLPAVVLFLVFGVGASIFQNLPTPVLERIRPQFSRISPASGFKRIFSATGLVEFGKSLAKIVLVSIVMFFVLRGQFFHAIDSMVSDPQTIFVRLSTVVQRILVIVLMATAIVGIADLLWSRYHWFDQLKMTKQEVKDEHKQSQGDPIVKSRQRSVARDRARRRMMKQVPRATLVIANPTHFAVALRYVQAENDAPVVVAKGQDLIALKIREIAEANNIPVFEDPPLARSMFAQVSVDSVIPSVFYKAVAELIHRIYAAQSNRKRVR, encoded by the coding sequence TTGGCTGACGAAGACAAGGACAGTAAAACAGAACGACCGACGGAGAAGAAACTCCGCGATACCATCGAGAAGGGCAATGTGCCCCAATCCAGGGAGGCGACGCTCTTTGCCTCCATGCTGGCAACGGTCATCTACGTCACCTTCTTCCTGCCGGCGCGCATGGGCCGCATGGGCGAGGTATTGCGCGATCTTTTCGAAAAGCCGGATCAATGGCGGCTCGATACGGGTCCCGACGCCATCTCCCTGTTTACCCGCATAGGCTGGGAGGCCGGAAACATGGTGTTGCCCGCCGTGGTGCTGTTCCTCGTCTTCGGCGTCGGCGCCTCGATATTCCAGAATCTGCCCACACCTGTCCTTGAGCGAATCCGGCCGCAGTTTTCGCGCATATCGCCCGCGTCGGGTTTCAAGCGCATCTTCAGCGCGACCGGCCTGGTGGAATTCGGCAAATCGCTCGCAAAGATCGTGCTCGTCAGCATCGTCATGTTTTTCGTGTTGCGCGGCCAGTTCTTCCACGCAATCGATTCGATGGTTTCCGATCCGCAGACCATCTTCGTGCGCCTGTCGACGGTGGTTCAGCGGATCCTCGTCATCGTGCTGATGGCAACCGCGATCGTCGGCATCGCCGACCTGCTGTGGAGCCGCTACCACTGGTTCGACCAGCTGAAAATGACCAAGCAGGAGGTCAAGGACGAACACAAGCAGTCCCAGGGCGACCCCATCGTTAAATCGCGCCAGCGCTCGGTCGCACGCGACCGCGCCCGCCGCCGCATGATGAAGCAGGTGCCCCGCGCCACCCTCGTCATCGCCAACCCGACTCACTTCGCCGTTGCGCTGCGCTATGTGCAAGCGGAAAACGATGCGCCTGTCGTCGTCGCCAAGGGCCAGGATCTGATTGCCTTGAAGATCAGAGAGATAGCCGAGGCAAACAATATTCCCGTTTTCGAAGATCCGCCGCTCGCGCGCTCCATGTTTGCGCAAGTCTCGGTTGATAGCGTCATACCGTCAGTATTTTACAAGGCTGTCGCCGAGCTCATCCATCGGATCTACGCCGCGCAGTCGAATAGAAAACGGGTACGATAA
- the fliG gene encoding flagellar motor switch protein FliG yields MMDFDDFSGALAEKPLTQTEKAAAVLLAMGKQVAGRLLKYFTQNELQMIIASAQSLRLIPPDELAQLVAEFEDLFTEGAGLMDNAKAIESILEEGLTPDEVDSLLGRRTAFQAYETSIWDRLGEADPVFVAKFFLREHPQTIAYVLSMMPSAFGAKILLQLPEAQRADVMNRTVNIKDVSPKAAQIIDNRVLGLMAEIDAERSTSGSAKVADLMNELDKPQVDTLLTSLESINKESVEKVRPKIFLFDDLMRMPQPSRVLLLNDIASDILTMALRGSGNEIREVVLSSISPRQRRMIESDLQMGNTGINPREIAIARRAIAQEAIRLANSGQIELKPKENTPVEEAA; encoded by the coding sequence ATGATGGACTTTGACGATTTCAGCGGCGCACTAGCCGAGAAACCGTTGACTCAGACTGAAAAAGCAGCGGCCGTCCTTCTCGCAATGGGAAAGCAGGTAGCTGGACGGCTGCTCAAATATTTCACGCAGAACGAGTTGCAGATGATCATTGCCTCGGCGCAATCGCTGAGGCTCATTCCGCCGGACGAGCTCGCGCAGCTCGTGGCGGAATTCGAAGACCTCTTCACCGAGGGCGCCGGTCTCATGGACAACGCCAAGGCCATCGAGAGCATTCTCGAGGAGGGCCTTACGCCCGACGAGGTGGACAGCCTGCTCGGCCGACGCACCGCGTTCCAGGCCTATGAGACGTCCATCTGGGATCGCCTGGGCGAAGCCGACCCGGTCTTCGTCGCCAAGTTCTTCCTGCGGGAGCATCCGCAGACCATCGCCTACGTGCTGTCCATGATGCCTTCGGCCTTCGGCGCGAAGATCCTGCTGCAGCTTCCCGAAGCCCAGCGCGCCGATGTCATGAACCGCACCGTCAATATCAAGGACGTCAGCCCCAAGGCCGCCCAGATCATTGATAACCGCGTGCTCGGACTGATGGCCGAGATCGATGCCGAACGCAGCACGTCCGGCTCCGCGAAGGTCGCCGACCTGATGAACGAGCTCGACAAGCCGCAGGTCGATACCCTGTTGACCTCGCTGGAATCGATCAACAAGGAATCGGTCGAGAAGGTCCGCCCGAAGATCTTCCTCTTCGACGATCTCATGCGCATGCCGCAGCCGAGCCGCGTGCTGCTGCTCAACGACATCGCCTCCGACATTCTGACGATGGCGCTGCGGGGATCCGGCAACGAGATTCGCGAGGTCGTTCTGTCCTCGATCAGCCCGCGTCAGCGCCGCATGATCGAATCCGATCTGCAGATGGGCAATACCGGCATCAATCCGCGCGAAATCGCCATTGCCCGGCGCGCCATCGCCCAGGAAGCCATCCGGCTTGCCAATTCCGGCCAGATCGAGCTCAAGCCCAAGGAAAATACGCCTGTGGAAGAAGCAGCGTGA
- the fliN gene encoding flagellar motor switch protein FliN — MATKTIQQSSEESLEVSSSDAALDEAIDGLRGVLKKDSDGDLPDFDADTFGAETSTDLSTFGDFGDDNSGPAFDDGDFGGVSAAPAAPGSALTANLDLIMDIPIDVQIVLGSSRMQVSGLMNLTEGAIIALDKKIGEPVEITVNGRKIGRGEITVLEHDDTRFGIKLTEIYNTKKS; from the coding sequence ATGGCTACGAAGACGATACAGCAAAGCAGCGAGGAATCGCTGGAAGTTTCAAGCAGCGACGCCGCCCTGGACGAGGCCATCGACGGTCTTCGCGGCGTTCTGAAGAAGGATAGCGACGGCGACCTGCCTGATTTCGACGCCGATACGTTCGGCGCGGAAACGAGCACCGACCTTTCTACCTTTGGCGATTTCGGCGACGACAATTCCGGTCCCGCCTTCGATGATGGTGACTTCGGCGGCGTTTCCGCGGCGCCTGCGGCCCCCGGCAGCGCACTGACGGCCAATCTCGACCTGATCATGGATATCCCGATCGACGTCCAGATCGTGCTCGGCAGCAGCCGCATGCAGGTGTCGGGCCTGATGAATCTGACCGAGGGCGCAATCATCGCGCTCGACAAGAAGATCGGCGAACCCGTCGAGATCACAGTGAACGGCCGCAAGATCGGCCGGGGCGAAATTACCGTTCTGGAACATGATGACACCAGGTTCGGTATCAAGCTCACGGAAATCTACAACACGAAGAAAAGCTGA
- a CDS encoding FliM/FliN family flagellar motor switch protein yields the protein MSQQPAYKAQTMDRTLFARLTGNLGDQAALAKLGATFTQVYAEFLPDIVKSETGLDVNIAYAGCQSGPMSDLIAGLGGNHALVNGSLRNWAPKFVLGCGAGFIMTLMEHMLGARPEDMEAAVARPLSVIELDLSVMMFDKIANVLRSAVNAPGGFEPYLDPPYNVEDRPKTVGDEGNDFAAAITMAISLGKSISHIVIIVPQCDLLRTVVSAPRAKNPTTASQAWSDQLSEQVRRSQVTLEARVRLQSLTLDTISKLAVGDVIPFMDTDEVRVEVSANSKDLYICEFGRSGENYTVRVKDNVNSDDELLRHLMN from the coding sequence ATGAGCCAGCAACCCGCGTATAAGGCACAGACGATGGACCGCACCCTCTTTGCCAGGCTCACCGGCAATCTCGGCGATCAGGCAGCGCTTGCCAAGCTCGGCGCCACCTTCACCCAAGTCTATGCCGAATTCCTGCCCGACATCGTCAAGAGCGAGACCGGTCTGGATGTCAATATCGCCTATGCCGGCTGTCAGTCCGGTCCGATGAGCGACCTGATCGCCGGACTGGGCGGCAACCATGCCCTCGTAAACGGCTCGCTGCGCAACTGGGCGCCGAAATTCGTCCTCGGCTGCGGCGCCGGTTTCATCATGACGCTGATGGAACACATGCTGGGCGCCCGCCCGGAAGACATGGAAGCCGCCGTCGCCCGGCCGCTTTCCGTGATCGAGCTCGACCTCTCCGTCATGATGTTCGACAAGATCGCCAATGTGCTGCGCTCGGCCGTCAATGCGCCCGGCGGCTTCGAACCCTATCTCGACCCGCCCTACAACGTCGAGGATCGCCCGAAAACCGTCGGCGACGAGGGCAATGATTTCGCGGCCGCGATCACCATGGCGATCTCGCTCGGCAAATCGATTTCCCACATCGTCATTATCGTGCCGCAATGCGATCTGCTGCGCACCGTCGTCAGCGCGCCGCGCGCCAAGAACCCGACGACCGCCTCCCAGGCGTGGTCCGATCAGCTCAGCGAGCAGGTACGCCGCTCGCAGGTGACTCTGGAGGCACGCGTCCGGCTGCAGTCACTGACGCTCGACACCATTTCCAAGCTCGCGGTCGGCGATGTCATCCCCTTCATGGATACCGACGAGGTCCGGGTCGAGGTCAGCGCCAACAGCAAGGATCTCTACATCTGCGAATTCGGCCGTTCTGGCGAAAATTATACGGTGCGCGTCAAGGATAACGTCAATTCCGACGACGAGCTTCTTCGGCACCTGATGAATTGA
- the motA gene encoding flagellar motor stator protein MotA: protein MNIIIGFVVTCGCIIGSFMAMGGDVGALFQPFEFVIIAGAGLGGFIMANPMKVVKDSGKALGEAFSHKVPKERDYLDTLGALYALMRDLRTKSRNEIEAHIDNPDESTIFKAAPTVLKNKDLTAFICDYVRLIIIGNARSHEIEALMDEELETMQHDKMKPYHAITIMGDSFPAIGIVAAVLGVIKAMSHINESPEVLGHLIGSALVGTFLGIILSYSVCAPLVSQIKVVRNKQHRLYVIVKQTLLAYMNGSVPQVALEYGRKTISSYERPSIDAVEQEMMNPGGESKAA, encoded by the coding sequence ATGAATATTATTATCGGATTTGTAGTGACCTGCGGCTGCATCATAGGCAGCTTCATGGCCATGGGCGGAGACGTGGGGGCACTGTTCCAGCCCTTCGAATTTGTCATTATCGCAGGCGCCGGTCTCGGTGGCTTCATCATGGCTAATCCGATGAAAGTGGTGAAGGATTCGGGCAAAGCGCTCGGAGAAGCCTTCAGCCACAAGGTGCCGAAGGAGCGCGATTATCTCGACACGCTCGGCGCGCTCTATGCCCTGATGCGCGACCTACGCACCAAGTCGCGCAACGAGATCGAGGCCCATATCGACAATCCGGATGAATCGACGATCTTCAAGGCCGCGCCGACGGTTCTGAAGAACAAGGATCTGACGGCTTTCATCTGCGATTATGTCCGCCTCATCATCATCGGCAACGCCCGCTCGCACGAGATCGAGGCGCTGATGGACGAAGAGCTCGAGACGATGCAGCACGACAAGATGAAGCCTTATCACGCGATCACGATCATGGGCGATTCCTTCCCGGCGATCGGTATCGTCGCCGCCGTTCTCGGCGTCATCAAGGCGATGAGCCACATCAACGAATCGCCCGAAGTGCTCGGCCATCTCATCGGCTCGGCGCTGGTCGGCACCTTCCTCGGCATCATCCTGTCCTATTCGGTCTGCGCGCCGCTGGTTTCGCAGATCAAGGTCGTGCGCAACAAGCAGCATCGCCTCTACGTGATCGTGAAGCAGACGCTGCTCGCCTACATGAACGGATCGGTGCCACAGGTCGCGCTCGAATACGGCCGCAAGACCATCTCCTCCTACGAGCGTCCCTCGATCGACGCCGTCGAGCAGGAAATGATGAACCCCGGCGGTGAAAGCAAGGCAGCCTGA
- the flgF gene encoding flagellar basal-body rod protein FlgF, translating into MQSGIYVALSSQMALERRLTTIADNLANVNTTGFRGTEVKFDQVLSNTQNKLNAKVAFVSQGNDYLSTDNGELQNTGNLFDFAVKGDAYFGLNTPAGLVITRDGRFTMTDSGALVSTRGFPVLDPGGAPIQLDPAGGAPTVASNGVITQNGRSMGQIGLYSADVGKGFLRYENSGILPTDTPQPVIDRSNIGIAQGYLENSNVNGMREMTNLIEVSRAFDNISTLTSSSEGTLTDAIKTLGGSQ; encoded by the coding sequence ATGCAGTCTGGTATCTATGTCGCGCTATCGTCCCAGATGGCGCTCGAGCGGCGCCTGACCACGATCGCCGATAATTTGGCCAATGTGAACACGACGGGCTTCCGCGGCACGGAGGTCAAGTTCGATCAGGTCCTCAGCAATACCCAAAACAAGCTCAACGCCAAGGTCGCCTTCGTCTCGCAAGGCAATGATTACCTCTCCACCGACAATGGCGAACTTCAAAATACCGGCAATCTCTTCGATTTCGCGGTCAAGGGCGACGCCTATTTCGGCCTCAACACGCCGGCAGGCCTGGTGATCACGCGCGACGGCCGTTTCACCATGACCGACAGCGGTGCGCTGGTCTCCACGCGCGGCTTTCCCGTGCTCGATCCCGGCGGGGCCCCGATCCAGCTCGATCCGGCGGGCGGCGCCCCGACCGTTGCATCGAACGGCGTGATCACGCAGAACGGCCGGAGCATGGGTCAGATCGGCCTCTATAGCGCTGATGTCGGCAAGGGCTTCCTGCGCTACGAAAACAGCGGCATCCTGCCGACCGATACGCCTCAGCCGGTGATCGACCGTTCGAATATTGGCATCGCCCAGGGCTACCTGGAAAACTCCAATGTCAACGGCATGCGGGAAATGACCAACCTGATCGAGGTCAGCCGCGCCTTCGACAATATCAGCACGCTCACCAGCAGCAGTGAGGGCACGCTCACCGACGCCATCAAGACCCTCGGCGGCAGCCAGTAA